A DNA window from Kitasatospora atroaurantiaca contains the following coding sequences:
- the lepB gene encoding signal peptidase I, which translates to MGDLVIGARSGGPEPEGVGSRMIRSTESAQPLEPVDDGTAAQAAGGSDGGPGRLGGSDGMDGSTDQSADEASEGTGGSSSRAPKQRSFWKELPILIGIALILALVIKTFFVQAFSIPSGSMQNTLQIGDRVLVDKLTPWFGAEPERGEVVVFHDPGGWLNDEPTQQSNNSFVRGLQNVLSFIGLMPSANEKDLIKRVIAVGGDTVECQGSGPVKVNGVALNEPYIFPGAVPCGDKPFGPVKVPDGRIWVMGDHRNDSLDSRFHQDQPGGGTVPVDNVIGRAFVVAWPISNWATLPVPSTFDQKGLASAVLPFAPAAGAAAAVPAVWWLRRYRR; encoded by the coding sequence GTGGGGGATCTGGTGATCGGCGCCCGCTCAGGAGGTCCTGAGCCCGAGGGCGTCGGCAGCCGCATGATCCGGTCCACCGAGTCCGCACAGCCGTTGGAGCCTGTCGACGACGGGACGGCTGCCCAGGCGGCCGGCGGTTCTGATGGCGGGCCCGGTCGACTGGGCGGTTCTGACGGCATGGACGGCTCGACGGACCAGTCCGCGGACGAGGCGTCGGAGGGAACGGGAGGAAGTTCCAGCAGGGCGCCGAAGCAGCGTTCGTTCTGGAAGGAACTGCCGATCCTGATCGGCATTGCGCTGATCCTGGCTCTGGTGATCAAGACCTTCTTCGTCCAGGCGTTCTCCATTCCGTCGGGGTCGATGCAGAACACTCTGCAGATCGGCGACCGGGTGCTGGTGGACAAGCTCACGCCGTGGTTCGGCGCGGAGCCTGAGCGCGGCGAGGTCGTGGTCTTCCACGACCCCGGAGGCTGGCTGAACGACGAGCCGACCCAGCAGAGCAACAACTCCTTCGTCCGGGGCCTGCAGAACGTCCTCAGCTTCATCGGGCTGATGCCGTCGGCCAATGAGAAAGACCTGATCAAGCGCGTCATCGCGGTCGGCGGCGACACCGTCGAGTGCCAGGGCAGCGGGCCGGTCAAGGTGAACGGCGTCGCGCTGAACGAGCCGTACATCTTCCCCGGCGCCGTTCCCTGCGGGGACAAGCCCTTCGGCCCGGTGAAGGTGCCGGACGGTCGGATCTGGGTGATGGGCGACCACCGAAACGACTCGCTGGACTCCCGCTTCCACCAAGACCAGCCGGGTGGCGGCACGGTGCCGGTCGACAACGTGATCGGCCGGGCCTTCGTCGTCGCGTGGCCGATCAGCAACTGGGCGACTCTGCCCGTGCCCAGCACCTTCGACCAGAAGGGCCTGGCCTCGGCCGTGCTGCCGTTCGCGCCGGCTGCCGGGGCGGCGGCCGCGGTGCCGGCGGTGTGGTGGCTCCGGCGGTATCGCCGCTGA
- the lepB gene encoding signal peptidase I: MVALLIALLLKTFMVQVFVIPSGSMEQTIEIGDRVLVDKLTPWFGSEPARGEVVVFKDPGGWLEADHKPSSDGPVLHGVKQVFSYVGLLPSENEQDLIKRVIGVPGDTVECCDAQGRLHVNGTALDEPYLAPGNAPSKQPFKVTVPAGRLWVMGDHREVSADSRYHMGNPGGGTIPMENVVGRAFVIAWPMQRVSQLDVPSSLSSLPVLSPPAQAAATGAGGVRARAVEGVPESIGSNPDPTEPPLVMGVLGVIPRIVRSRRSMARREPPAG, encoded by the coding sequence GTGGTCGCGCTCCTGATCGCTCTGCTGTTGAAGACGTTCATGGTGCAGGTCTTCGTCATCCCTTCCGGCTCGATGGAACAGACCATCGAGATCGGCGACCGGGTCCTGGTCGACAAGCTCACCCCGTGGTTCGGGAGCGAGCCGGCCCGCGGTGAGGTGGTGGTCTTCAAGGACCCCGGGGGATGGTTGGAAGCGGACCACAAGCCCTCCTCGGACGGGCCGGTGCTGCACGGGGTGAAGCAGGTCTTCTCGTACGTCGGGCTGCTGCCCTCGGAGAACGAGCAGGATCTGATCAAGCGGGTGATCGGCGTTCCCGGGGACACGGTCGAGTGCTGCGACGCCCAGGGGCGGCTGCATGTCAACGGCACCGCCCTGGACGAGCCCTATCTCGCGCCGGGCAACGCGCCTTCGAAGCAGCCCTTCAAGGTCACGGTGCCCGCCGGGCGCCTCTGGGTGATGGGGGACCACCGCGAGGTCTCCGCGGACTCCCGCTACCACATGGGGAATCCGGGCGGAGGCACCATTCCCATGGAGAACGTGGTCGGGCGCGCGTTCGTGATCGCGTGGCCGATGCAGCGGGTGAGTCAACTCGACGTCCCTTCCTCCCTCTCCTCGCTGCCCGTCCTGTCGCCGCCTGCCCAGGCGGCGGCCACCGGAGCGGGCGGCGTACGAGCGCGCGCCGTCGAAGGTGTGCCTGAATCGATCGGGTCGAACCCGGATCCCACGGAACCTCCACTCGTTATGGGTGTGTTGGGCGTCATTCCGCGCATTGTGCGGTCGAGGCGGTCGATGGCTCGGCGCGAACCGCCCGCCGGTTGA
- the lepB gene encoding signal peptidase I, which translates to MSTHEPLADRDESPAPSGADSPSRSAVVSAASAAPEASAAPAVPAAPAVPAQERSGWFSRDLLLVAGVCLLALLLVNAFVARPFAVPSASMENTLRPGDRLVVNQLAYDFGGHAERGDVVVFDGTGSFLPYASESSGAQRFVAGLGLASSGDTVYVKRVIGIGGDRVTCCGSDGRIKVNGVPLEESDYLSPGDAPSQVPFDVVVPAGKLWVMGDHRSDSRDSRDHLGQPGGGFVPESKVIGRADWVVFPFGRWTSLDRPAGFAALGGTGGHGDQR; encoded by the coding sequence ATGAGCACGCACGAGCCACTCGCGGACCGCGACGAGAGTCCTGCACCTTCGGGTGCGGACTCGCCGTCGCGGTCCGCGGTCGTGTCTGCGGCCTCTGCCGCTCCCGAAGCCTCTGCCGCGCCTGCTGTGCCTGCCGCGCCTGCCGTGCCTGCGCAGGAACGTTCGGGCTGGTTCTCACGGGACCTCCTTCTGGTCGCGGGCGTGTGCCTCCTGGCGCTGCTGCTGGTGAACGCCTTCGTCGCCAGACCTTTCGCCGTACCGTCCGCCTCGATGGAGAACACCCTGCGCCCGGGGGACCGGCTGGTGGTGAACCAGCTCGCGTACGACTTCGGCGGACACGCCGAGCGCGGGGACGTGGTGGTCTTCGACGGGACGGGCTCCTTCCTCCCGTATGCCTCCGAGTCCTCCGGCGCGCAGCGTTTCGTGGCCGGCCTCGGACTGGCCTCGAGCGGTGACACGGTCTATGTGAAGCGCGTGATCGGGATCGGCGGCGACCGGGTGACCTGCTGCGGCTCGGACGGGCGGATCAAGGTCAACGGCGTGCCGCTGGAGGAGTCGGACTACCTCTCCCCGGGTGACGCTCCCTCCCAGGTGCCCTTCGATGTCGTGGTGCCGGCCGGGAAGCTGTGGGTGATGGGGGACCACCGGAGCGACTCCCGGGACTCGCGGGATCACCTCGGGCAGCCGGGCGGCGGCTTCGTGCCCGAGTCCAAGGTGATCGGTCGTGCGGACTGGGTGGTCTTCCCGTTCGGACGGTGGACGTCGTTGGACCGCCCCGCAGGCTTCGCCGCGCTAGGGGGGACTGGTGGTCATGGGGACCAGAGGTAG